The Pan paniscus chromosome 3, NHGRI_mPanPan1-v2.0_pri, whole genome shotgun sequence genome includes a window with the following:
- the LOC100990721 gene encoding GTP-binding protein SAR1a-like isoform X2: MSFIFEWIYSGFSSVPQFLGLNKKSGKLLFLGLNNTGKTILLHMIKDDRLGQRIPTLHLTSKELTIVGMTFTTFDLGQHEQACRVWKNCLPAMNGIIFLVDCADHSRLIESKVELNALMADETISTMPILILGNKIDRTDTISAEKLSEIFGLYGQTTGKGNVTLKQLNVRPVEVFTCSVLQRQTYREGF, translated from the exons atgtCTTTCATCTTTGAGTGGATCTACAGTGGCTTCAGCAGTGTGCCCCAATTCCTAGGACTCAACAAGAAATCTGGAAAACTTTTATTCTTAGGTTTAAACAATACAGGCAAAACCATTCTTCTTCACATGATCAAAGATGACAGATTGGGCCAACGTATTCCAACACTAC ATCTGACATCAAAAGAGCTAACAATTGTTGGAATGACTTTTACAACTTTTGACCTTGGTCAGCACGAGCAAGCATGTCGAGTttggaaaaattgtctcccaGCAATGAATGGGATTATCTTTCTGGTGGACTGTGCAGATCATTCTCGCCTTATAGAATCCAAAGTTGAGCTTAATGCTTTAATGGCTGATGAAACAATATCCACTATGCCAATCCTTATCTTGGGTAACAAAATTGACAGAACAGATACAATCAGTGCAGAAAAACTCAGTGAGATATTTGGGCTTTATGGACAGACCACAGGAAAGGGGAATGTGACCCTGAAACAGCTGAATGTTCGCCCCGTGGAAGTGTTCACATGTAGTGTGCTCCAGAGGCAAACCTACAGGGAGGGTTTCTGA